The window ACCGTTCTCGTGGAGATACGTTAGAAGGCTGTCTTTGTAGCGGTTGAGGGTAATGACCTCTATCTTGACCATCTCTTCAGGCTTGAACATTTCAGCTCCCTCTCACGAGCGCTATTCCCGCAGAGATGGCTTTCTCGAAGTTGTTAGTGGCCTTGACCTTGAGCTCCTCGATCTCGGAGTCCCCCTCAGCAAGTATCCTTTTGGCTTCCTCTTCCCCCTTGAGACGGGCCTTCTCGATGAGGGATTCGGCGTTTTTCTCTGCCTCTTCAACTATGTTCTTTTCGAGAAGCTTGGCCTCTTCGCGGGCCTTGAGGACTATCTCCTTGGCCTGCTCCTTGGCCCTCTCGATCCTCTCCTCGGCCTGCTTCTCTGCATCAACAATCTGCTTGATGACGTCCTCCATGATTAGCCCCCCAATGAGCCCGAAAACAGTTAAACCTCACGTCACCTTTGGCTTCCTTAAGTCGGTTTAAATAGTTTTTGGCCTATGAACCTAGGATTTGACGAAGAAAGAACAAAAATGAACATGAAAGTTGAAAAAAATGTCATATTAGCTTTCATTGTTGGGTTTTTTCTTTTCCAGGAGCTTCTTCACGTCGTCGAGAACGCTGTTCTTGGCGAAGATTATTATCTGTCCACTCCCTGGAAGCTTTGTATCCCCTGACGGAATTATTAGGTTGCCCTTCTCGTCGTAAACCGCCACCATGAGCGCGTCCCTAGGCAGCTTCAGGTCCTTGACCAGCTTGCCGGCTATCTCGCTGTCCCCGTTTATGCTGAAGCGGACTATCTCCGCGCCCTCCTTCGGGAATAAAACGCGGTCGAAGCCCGGCGTGACTATGTTCCTGCTGATGTACTCCGCGGCTATCTCCTCAGGCGAAATCACGAAGTCGAAGTAGCGCTTGAGGTCGGTGACCTCCTCGAATATGCGCCTGTTCTGCGGGTTGCTTATCCTGAGCGACGTCTTAATCTTCGGGTTGAGGTGCTTCGCTAAGATGCAGGCGAGCAGATTCGCGTCGTCCTTGCCGGTCAGTGCGGCGAAGGCATCGGCCTGCTTTATGTTGGCCTCCTCAAGCGTTTTCGGGTCGGTGGCGTCGCCCTCGATGACCAGACCGTTGATGAGGAGGGAGAGCTCCTTGGCGCGCTCCTTGTCCATCTCTATTATGGTGACGTCGTGTCCCTCCTCCTCAAGCATCTTGGCCACGAGGTAGCCGACCCTTCCGGCACCCATGATAACGACGAACATCAGTCCTCACCGAGGAGGTATTTGGCTATCTCAGCGTAGGCTGGCCTGGTTATCAGGATTCCGATGAGCACGCCCAGTATCGTCGTGAAGGCGAAGCCCTTGAGCGTTCCAACGAAGTAGACCAGCAGGAAGCTCATGGCCGCTATCGTCGTTGCCGCCGAGGCGAAGATGACGAAGAACGCCCTTCCCATCCTCTTGAGCACGCTGGAACGCCTGCTTATCTTCGTGGTCTTCTCCCCACCGAGGAGCTCGTCGGTTATGACTATCTGCTGGTCGACACCGGTACCTATGGCGGCGATGATGCCCGCTATGCTCGGAAGGTCGAGGTTCCATCTGATGAGCGCCGCGAAGCCCAGGATGATTATCGCCTCGAAGAGGCTGGTGGAGGCAACGGGTATGGCTATCCTCCACTTCCTGTAGTGGAAGTAGACGATGAGGAGAACCGTTATCAGAGCACCTATGCCCGCGTAGAGCGCCTGCGTTCTGAAGCCCTCACCGAGCCTCGGGGAGATGAACTCCATGCCGACGACGGTGAGCTTGACGGGGAGCGAACCGCTCTTGAGGACGGTGTATATGGTGCTGGCTTCCTGCTCGGCCGTGAGTCTGTCCGGGGCGCTTCCGGTTATCTGAACGTCCTGCTGCGGCTGGCCAACGGTGAGGCCTTCACCGAGAGAGTACGGGCCGTAGAGACCGAGAACCCTGATTATGAGCGCGTGGTCGTTCTCACCCTGGGCCCTTGGAACGTACCTTACCGTGAGGTTCATTCCCTCAAGCTCGGTCTGAAGCTCCCCCGGAACGTCAACGAGAACTATCTTATCCTTGCCCCGGGCGAGCTTGGCTATCTCATCGGCGCTCTGGTTGGCGTAGGCGACGACGCTTATGTTGAACGCCCTGGTGATCCTCTCAAGGAGAGTCGGCGCCTCGGGAGCCTCGGCGTTGAACTCCGAGCTGTTCATGGCCTTGTAAACGCTCTCAGGAACAACCATCAGGGAGTTAACGGGCGGGTCGAGGAACATGTCAACGGGCCAGCCCTTCTTGCCGTAGGCCAGCTCGGCGAACTTCTCGGCGGCGCTCTTTGAAATCCTGAAGGGAACGCTCCAGCCGTTGGTGGTGGGGTCTATCTTGTAGATGCCCACGTACTCAACGTCGCTGCCGGTTCCGAAGACCGTCCCCGCGAACTCCATGTAGAAGACACCCTGACTCTCGATGACGCTCTTTATCTGATTCGCCTCCTCCGGGGACGTGACATTGGCAACCTTGATGAGGACTATCTGATTCCCCTGGGCCTCGACAGTTATGTCCCTCAGACCGAGGGTGTTCAGCCTCTTCTGCAGCGAATCGACGACGAGCTGCATGGTCTTGGTGTCGACGGGATGCTCCGTCTGGGCAACGAGCGCGACACCGCCGCTTATGTCTATACCGAAGGTGAGCGGTTTGAGCGCAAGGGTCGCTATCGAGCCTATGAGGAAGAGCGTGAGCAGGATTATCCTCCAGTTCCGGAGGAGCTTTTTGGTTCTTCTCTTCATGCCTTACCACCCCTGGGGGCTTCCCTGGTGAGGTACCACTTGAGCACGCCCGCGTTGAGAACCCACGTGTTCATGAAGTCCGCGAGCAGACCGAAGATGAGGACTATGGCAATGTTGTCGATGGTCTGCGAGGTCGAGATTATCCAGAGGATCAGCAGGGCACCCAGAGTCGTGGTGCTCATCGTAAAGCCCGTTGAAACCGCGGCGAGGTAAGCCCTCTCCACGGAGTCCTCTTTTCTCCTGAGGAGCTTCGTGGTCAGGAGGATGTTGCTGTCGACGGTGTAACCTATGAGCATGAGCAGGGCCGCTATCGTGGCAGTTGTCAGTTCAATTCCAAAGAGACCCATCAGGGCGACGGCTATCGTCATGTCGGAGAGTGCGGAGAATATTATCGTGAGTGACGGCACGAGGTTTCTGAAGAACAGGAAGACCACGACGGCCATCGCGAGGAACGCAAAGGCGAGGGCCCTTATTCCCTGCTGCTGGGCTATCTCTCCAAAGGTCGGCTGCACCTCACTGTGCGTGTATTCCGCGCTGGGATACTTTTCCTTCATGACGTCGATTATATTAAGGGGATCGGTGCCTGTTGGGGCATAAACCCTGACGCCGTTGGTCTCCACACCGGTGAAGCTCTCAACCCTAACGTCCACCCCTATTTTATCGCTTATGTATTTACCCAGTTCATCAGGATTCGCATTCACCCCGTAGGCGGTGACCACAACACCGCCCTGGAGGTCTATTCCAAGCGTTGGAAAGTTGACCGCGAGAAGTATCAGTGCTATCACGAAGACAGCAAGGGGGTACATTATCATCTGCTTGTATTCCATCCGCGCTAGAAAGCTCAGCTTTTCCTGTTTCTTTGCCCTCACGGAATTAGTGGAGGGCTTGGACTTCGGTTTAGACTTCGACATACCTTCACCCCTTCGTGAGTTTTCGTAAACTTGTCGTTAGTTGGAGGTATGAGTTTTAAAATTAGTGGTTCACGCTTAAAAAAGGCCATCGGTGAGCAGGGTTAAACGAGGCGGAGAAGGGCTTTAATCCATGAAAAAGCCTTCAAATCGGGATTAAGGGGAATCCACCACGAACTTTCAGAAAATTTCAATAACGGCCATTATACAGCCACTCAATGCATTCCAGGCCAATTCAGAGCAGTTCAACGCCAAAACGGCCCGTTCACAGCTCTCCACTCCAGGGCTTAACTTTAAAAAGGGTTCGTAATAGGAGCAACAAGAGGTGAGAGCCATGGCTGAGATAGAGACGATCGGGTTCCACTACGTTGTTGAGGCCGCAGGTTGCGATCCCGAAATCCTCGGTAACGCTGACAAGATAAGAAAGATATTCCTAGAAGCCGCCAAGGTCGGTAGAATGGAGGTCAAGGCGAGCTATTTCTTTAAGTTCTCGCCCACTGGCGTTAGCGGCATGGTCATCGTCGCAGAGAGCCACATCTCGATACACACCTGGCCGGAGAAGGGCTACGCCGCTCTGGACGTCTACACCTGCGGAACCACCGCAGACCCGGAAAAGGCCGTTGACTACATCCTGGACAAGCTCCGCGCTCAGTACGCCCACGTTTCCGAGATAAAGCGCGGAATAGAGGAGGAGGACGAGACCTTCACCCACATGATACTCACGTGGGAGGAGAAGCTCGAAAGGAAGAATGGAAAATAGAACCCTTACCTCTTTTTCCACATGCCCAGCAGTAACAAAACCG of the Thermococcus sp. 21S7 genome contains:
- a CDS encoding V-type ATP synthase subunit H — translated: MEDVIKQIVDAEKQAEERIERAKEQAKEIVLKAREEAKLLEKNIVEEAEKNAESLIEKARLKGEEEAKRILAEGDSEIEELKVKATNNFEKAISAGIALVRGS
- a CDS encoding TrkA family potassium uptake protein, with product MFVVIMGAGRVGYLVAKMLEEEGHDVTIIEMDKERAKELSLLINGLVIEGDATDPKTLEEANIKQADAFAALTGKDDANLLACILAKHLNPKIKTSLRISNPQNRRIFEEVTDLKRYFDFVISPEEIAAEYISRNIVTPGFDRVLFPKEGAEIVRFSINGDSEIAGKLVKDLKLPRDALMVAVYDEKGNLIIPSGDTKLPGSGQIIIFAKNSVLDDVKKLLEKKKPNNES
- a CDS encoding preprotein translocase subunit SecD, which encodes MKRRTKKLLRNWRIILLTLFLIGSIATLALKPLTFGIDISGGVALVAQTEHPVDTKTMQLVVDSLQKRLNTLGLRDITVEAQGNQIVLIKVANVTSPEEANQIKSVIESQGVFYMEFAGTVFGTGSDVEYVGIYKIDPTTNGWSVPFRISKSAAEKFAELAYGKKGWPVDMFLDPPVNSLMVVPESVYKAMNSSEFNAEAPEAPTLLERITRAFNISVVAYANQSADEIAKLARGKDKIVLVDVPGELQTELEGMNLTVRYVPRAQGENDHALIIRVLGLYGPYSLGEGLTVGQPQQDVQITGSAPDRLTAEQEASTIYTVLKSGSLPVKLTVVGMEFISPRLGEGFRTQALYAGIGALITVLLIVYFHYRKWRIAIPVASTSLFEAIIILGFAALIRWNLDLPSIAGIIAAIGTGVDQQIVITDELLGGEKTTKISRRSSVLKRMGRAFFVIFASAATTIAAMSFLLVYFVGTLKGFAFTTILGVLIGILITRPAYAEIAKYLLGED
- a CDS encoding protein translocase subunit SecF, giving the protein MSKSKPKSKPSTNSVRAKKQEKLSFLARMEYKQMIMYPLAVFVIALILLAVNFPTLGIDLQGGVVVTAYGVNANPDELGKYISDKIGVDVRVESFTGVETNGVRVYAPTGTDPLNIIDVMKEKYPSAEYTHSEVQPTFGEIAQQQGIRALAFAFLAMAVVVFLFFRNLVPSLTIIFSALSDMTIAVALMGLFGIELTTATIAALLMLIGYTVDSNILLTTKLLRRKEDSVERAYLAAVSTGFTMSTTTLGALLILWIISTSQTIDNIAIVLIFGLLADFMNTWVLNAGVLKWYLTREAPRGGKA
- the speD gene encoding adenosylmethionine decarboxylase, which codes for MAEIETIGFHYVVEAAGCDPEILGNADKIRKIFLEAAKVGRMEVKASYFFKFSPTGVSGMVIVAESHISIHTWPEKGYAALDVYTCGTTADPEKAVDYILDKLRAQYAHVSEIKRGIEEEDETFTHMILTWEEKLERKNGK